One window of the Allosaccharopolyspora coralli genome contains the following:
- a CDS encoding NAD(P)/FAD-dependent oxidoreductase, with protein sequence MQRTRVVIVGGGFAGYHTAKHLATYTDPNETEIVLINPTDYFLYLPLLPEVASGILDPRAISVPLPGAIPGVRFVLGEVTGVDPHRRELAYTDPEDNPGSMSFDRIVLAAGSVNKLLPIPGVATHGKGFRGVPEALYFRDHVTRQIELAAASNDQQERDARCTFVVVGAGYTGTEVAAQGPEFTAKLAQRHPELDGQRIRWLLLDVAERVLPTLDRRLSRTADSVLRERGVEVLTETSIGEASESGVTFQDSGSFVPTRSLIWCVGVRPDPLVQGFGLATQQGRLVVTDELSVPDHPHVFACGDAAAVPDPTRPGELTPMTAQHAVRQGTLAARNVAASLGRTTPSRYRHRDLGFVVDLGSGKAAANPLHIPMSGFLAKVVTRGYHLMAMPGNRVRVALDWLLDATSERQLVQLGMVRSGTVPLDTESPELPKLRPYRHQQQVETGG encoded by the coding sequence GTGCAACGAACGCGAGTGGTGATCGTCGGAGGTGGGTTTGCCGGATACCACACGGCGAAGCACCTCGCCACTTACACGGATCCGAACGAGACCGAGATCGTGCTGATCAACCCGACGGACTACTTTCTGTATCTCCCGCTGCTGCCTGAGGTCGCGTCCGGAATCCTGGACCCGCGTGCGATCTCCGTCCCGCTGCCCGGAGCGATCCCCGGCGTGCGATTCGTGCTCGGTGAGGTGACCGGAGTCGATCCGCACCGCCGGGAACTGGCCTACACCGACCCCGAGGACAACCCGGGGTCGATGTCGTTCGATCGCATCGTCCTGGCCGCAGGCAGCGTGAACAAGCTGTTGCCCATTCCCGGGGTCGCCACGCACGGTAAGGGATTCCGGGGCGTACCGGAAGCGCTGTACTTCCGAGACCACGTCACCCGGCAGATCGAACTGGCAGCGGCCAGCAACGATCAGCAGGAGCGCGACGCTCGCTGCACGTTCGTCGTGGTCGGTGCGGGCTACACTGGAACGGAGGTCGCCGCTCAGGGCCCCGAGTTCACCGCGAAGCTCGCCCAGCGCCACCCGGAACTCGACGGCCAGCGGATCCGCTGGTTGCTCCTGGACGTCGCCGAGCGGGTGTTGCCGACACTCGACCGGCGACTGTCCCGCACGGCGGACAGCGTCCTGCGGGAGCGTGGTGTCGAGGTTCTCACCGAAACCTCCATCGGCGAGGCGTCGGAGTCGGGAGTCACGTTCCAGGACAGCGGGTCATTCGTCCCCACCCGATCGTTGATCTGGTGCGTGGGTGTGCGCCCGGACCCACTCGTGCAAGGGTTCGGGCTCGCGACCCAGCAGGGCAGGCTGGTGGTGACCGACGAGCTCTCGGTACCCGACCATCCGCACGTGTTCGCGTGCGGCGACGCGGCAGCGGTACCGGACCCCACACGCCCGGGCGAGTTGACGCCGATGACCGCCCAGCACGCGGTGCGACAGGGCACGCTCGCCGCTCGCAACGTCGCCGCGTCGCTCGGGAGGACCACGCCGTCCCGGTACCGCCATCGCGATCTCGGCTTCGTCGTGGACCTCGGCTCCGGCAAGGCGGCGGCGAACCCGCTGCACATTCCGATGTCGGGATTCCTCGCCAAGGTCGTGACGCGCGGCTATCACCTGATGGCCATGCCCGGCAACAGAGTCCGCGTCGCCCTGGACTGGCTGCTCGACGCGACGAGCGAACGTCAGCTGGTGCAACTCGGGATGGTCCGGTCCGGTACCGTGCCGCTGGACACCGAATCACCCGAGCTGCCGAAGCTACGTCCGTACCGGCACCAACAGCAGGTCGAAACCGGGGGCTGA
- a CDS encoding enoyl-CoA hydratase/isomerase family protein — MDFADYKQLTFERRDNGVLLITLDQPEKYNATDEQMHTELARVFSDVSADPETRVAVVTGAGKAFSAGGDLGMVQRMAGDHDRVSHMLSEMSDMVYNMINCEKPIVSAINGVAVGAGTVVALLADISVCAEDAKLGDGHVKLGVAAGDHAAILWPLLCGMAKARYYLLTGEMLDGAEAERIGMVSKALPRDQVFDESMRIAETLATGSQPAIRWTKRAMSNWLKMAGPIFDQSAAYEMLCFMGPDVVEGAAALREKREPEFPSARS; from the coding sequence GTGGATTTCGCCGACTACAAGCAGTTGACGTTCGAGCGCCGGGACAACGGCGTCCTGCTGATCACGCTCGATCAGCCGGAGAAGTACAACGCCACCGACGAGCAGATGCACACCGAGCTTGCCCGGGTGTTCTCCGACGTCTCCGCCGACCCGGAGACTCGGGTGGCAGTGGTGACCGGCGCGGGCAAGGCGTTCTCCGCCGGGGGCGATCTCGGCATGGTTCAGCGGATGGCCGGGGACCACGACCGTGTCTCGCACATGCTTTCCGAGATGAGCGACATGGTCTACAACATGATCAACTGCGAGAAGCCGATCGTCTCGGCGATCAACGGCGTCGCGGTCGGGGCGGGGACCGTGGTCGCGCTGCTCGCCGACATCTCGGTGTGCGCCGAGGACGCCAAACTCGGCGACGGGCACGTGAAACTGGGCGTCGCCGCCGGGGACCACGCGGCGATCCTGTGGCCGCTGCTCTGCGGCATGGCCAAGGCGCGCTACTACCTGCTCACGGGCGAGATGCTCGACGGAGCGGAAGCCGAACGGATCGGCATGGTCAGCAAAGCGTTGCCCCGCGACCAAGTCTTCGACGAGTCGATGCGGATCGCCGAGACACTGGCCACCGGCTCCCAACCCGCGATCCGGTGGACGAAGCGGGCGATGAGCAACTGGCTCAAGATGGCGGGGCCGATCTTCGACCAGTCCGCGGCGTACGAGATGCTCTGCTTCATGGGGCCCGACGTCGTCGAGGGTGCTGCCGCGCTCCGCGAGAAGCGGGAGCCGGAGTTCCCTTCGGCCCGATCATGA
- a CDS encoding class I adenylate-forming enzyme family protein has protein sequence MPAYDPTAYRNFIEHHFSYLGGFRRNVHRYGDRVAMRCPHTGTRFTYAELGTRVDELAAGLVAAGVRPGDLVVYQLYNSPEFAQLYLATQAAGAVGSPINFRLSPGETAYILDDSRPRVFVHDTALSEEVSAALERAEHRPDLVVAVGDERGPGTVSFDELLSRGGTPPTDTGRTIYDKTTRLYTSGTTGMPKAVPLNSMIEIFTAHDVIMHFPMEPEDRTLNMTPWFHRGGLYAGGPNAAFYLGSEVVPMRAFDPVAFLDEVERSGITYLVGAPTNLAMLTSVQAEKPRDLSSLRGIVTMGAPLEREAALRYQEVLCPRIFNGYGTTEAFWNSFLRPADLPQHAGSAGRACTDDDVAVVKVLDDRPAEPHETVAKDDAEVGEVIVRSPKCGYAYVNAPEQEAQKFHNGWLYIGDLATWDAAEYVTIVGRKDDMIVSGGENVHPVQVEEVLNEHPAVADSMVVGVPHERWGRLVVAYVVPSDETLTVADCDRHCRDHPMLAGYKRPRAYRFVDSLPVTATGKKVHYKAREQARTEYADDLFTAAGRPNEVTVNE, from the coding sequence ATGCCCGCCTACGATCCCACCGCTTACCGGAACTTCATCGAGCATCATTTCAGCTACCTCGGCGGATTCCGCCGCAACGTGCACCGTTACGGCGACCGCGTGGCGATGCGGTGTCCGCACACCGGGACACGGTTCACCTACGCCGAACTCGGGACTCGGGTCGACGAACTCGCCGCAGGCCTGGTCGCCGCAGGGGTGCGTCCCGGCGACCTCGTCGTCTATCAGCTCTACAACAGTCCAGAGTTCGCGCAGTTGTATCTGGCGACGCAAGCCGCGGGTGCGGTCGGCTCCCCGATCAACTTCCGGCTCTCGCCCGGCGAGACGGCCTACATCCTCGACGACAGCCGTCCACGGGTCTTCGTCCACGACACGGCGTTGTCGGAGGAGGTCTCGGCCGCGCTGGAGCGCGCGGAGCACCGGCCCGACCTCGTAGTCGCAGTCGGGGACGAGCGGGGCCCTGGCACGGTTTCCTTCGACGAGTTGCTCAGTCGCGGTGGCACCCCGCCGACGGACACGGGCCGCACGATCTACGACAAGACGACGCGGCTCTACACCTCCGGCACCACCGGTATGCCCAAGGCGGTTCCGCTCAACAGCATGATCGAGATCTTCACCGCGCACGATGTGATCATGCATTTTCCGATGGAACCGGAGGATCGGACACTGAACATGACCCCGTGGTTCCATCGTGGAGGTTTGTACGCCGGCGGGCCGAACGCGGCGTTCTACCTGGGTTCCGAGGTGGTGCCGATGCGCGCGTTCGACCCGGTGGCGTTCCTGGACGAAGTGGAACGCTCCGGCATCACCTATCTCGTCGGGGCGCCGACGAACCTGGCGATGCTCACCTCCGTGCAGGCCGAGAAACCGCGAGACCTTTCCAGTCTGCGCGGGATCGTCACCATGGGGGCGCCACTGGAACGCGAGGCGGCCCTGCGGTATCAGGAAGTGCTGTGTCCGCGGATCTTCAACGGTTACGGCACGACCGAGGCGTTCTGGAACAGTTTCCTCCGGCCGGCGGACCTGCCGCAGCACGCCGGAAGCGCCGGGCGTGCCTGCACCGACGACGACGTCGCCGTGGTCAAGGTACTCGACGACCGTCCCGCCGAACCGCACGAGACCGTGGCCAAGGACGACGCGGAGGTCGGCGAGGTGATCGTGCGCTCGCCCAAGTGCGGATACGCGTACGTCAACGCGCCGGAGCAGGAGGCGCAGAAGTTCCACAACGGCTGGCTCTACATCGGTGACTTGGCCACCTGGGACGCCGCAGAGTACGTGACGATCGTCGGCCGCAAGGACGACATGATCGTCTCGGGTGGGGAGAACGTCCATCCGGTGCAGGTCGAGGAAGTACTCAACGAGCATCCGGCCGTCGCGGACTCGATGGTCGTCGGCGTCCCGCACGAGCGGTGGGGCCGGCTCGTGGTCGCCTACGTCGTGCCGTCCGACGAGACGCTGACGGTGGCTGACTGCGACCGGCACTGTCGCGACCATCCGATGCTGGCCGGGTACAAGCGCCCCCGCGCCTACCGGTTCGTCGACTCCCTACCCGTGACCGCCACCGGCAAGAAGGTGCACTACAAGGCCCGCGAACAGGCGAGGACCGAATACGCCGACGACCTGTTCACCGCTGCCGGGCGCCCGAACGAGGTCACCGTGAACGAGTAG